A single region of the Lonchura striata isolate bLonStr1 chromosome 19, bLonStr1.mat, whole genome shotgun sequence genome encodes:
- the SLC16A6 gene encoding monocarboxylate transporter 7 isoform X2, protein MTTGKADLTCSCIGVSPSFTCCYGNFWHLFTGLGYCLSFLPTVTILSQYFDKRRSLVTAVASTGECFAVFSFAPAITALKEQIGWRYSMLSVGVLQLGITACGSLLRPIVIREQEEVKAQPPEEPTETKYMLENEQTCTSIESIDSGVDITTSPSNVPGKTKAEPKSEEPKQHGQNPTDNNSTPPEPKTKLLDFSVMRDYSFICYAFFGLFATLGFFAPSLYIIPLSRSLGIGKDHSAYILSAMAIAEVFGRIFAGWLLNKKPIRKIYIELICVILLSVALVAFPFASGFWGLMICSVYFGFMLGTVAGTHIPLLAEDDVVGIERMSSAAGVYVFIQSLAGLAGPPLAGVLVDTTKNYSSAFYSCAAGMVLGAVFLALVRPCKTGLCHHHQQQQQQQQQVEESTAGPPPELPDDFIDMDIGKAENSGKGSDSVV, encoded by the exons ATGACCACCGGGAAAGCCGACTTAACGTGCTCTTGCATCGGTGTTTCCCCCTCCTTTACTTGTTGTTATGGCAATTTTTGGCATTTATTCACAGGCCTCGGATActgcctctccttcctcccGACTGTCACCATTTTATCACAGTATTTTGACAAAAGGCGCTCGCTGGTCACAGCGGTGGCATCCACAGGGGAATGTTTCGCCGTCTTCTCCTTCGCACCAG CAATCACGGCCCTGAAGGAGCAGATTGGCTGGAGGTACAGCATGCTTTCTGTCggggtgctgcagctgggcatCACCGCCTGCGGGTCGCTGCTGCGCCCCATCGTCATCAGAGAGCAGGAAGAAGTGAAAGCACAGCCTCCAGAGGAGCCCACAGAGACAAAGTACATGCTTGAAAACGAACAAACATGCACCTCAATAGAGTCCATAGACTCAGGAGTCGATATAACTACCTCACCCAGCAATGTGCCTGGAAAAACCAAAGCAGAGCCGAAAAGTGAAGAACCAAAGCAACACGGACAGAACCCCACGGACAATAACAGCACCCCTCCAGAACCAAAAACCAAACTACTGGACTTCTCTGTGATGAGAGACTATAGCTTTATCTGTTATGCATTCTTTGGCCTGTTTGCAACCCTGGGCTTCTTCGCTCCCTCCCTCTACATCATCCCCCTGAGCCGCAGCCTCGGCATCGGCAAAGACCACTCTGCCTACATCCTGTCAGCCATGGCCATCGCCGAGGTCTTCGGGAGGATTTTTGCAGGCTGGCTCCTCAACAAGAAGCCCATCCGCAAGATCTACATCGAGCTCATCTGCGTCATCCTGCTGTCGGTAGCGTTGGTTGCCTTCCCTTTTGCCTCTGGATTCTGGGGCTTGATGATATGTAGCGTTTATTTTGGCTTCATGCTCGGCACGGTAGCGGGCACGCATATTCCCCTCCTGGCTGAAGACGACGTGGTCGGCATCGAGAGGATGTCCTCTGCAGCTGGGGTCTACGTTTTCATTCAGAGCTTAGCTGGGTTGGCTGGACCACCCCTTGCAG gtGTCTTAGTGGATACAACAAAGAACTACAGCTCAGCCTTCTactcctgtgctgctggcatGGTCCTGGGGGCCGTGTTTCTGGCCCTGGTGAGGCCGTGCAAGACTGGGCTGTGccaccaccaccagcagcagcagcagcagcagcagcaggtggagGAGAGCACGGCAGGGCCACCACCAGAACTACCAGATGACTTTATAGACATGGAtattggaaaagcagaaaattcaggaaaaggCTCTGACAGCGTGGTATAA